One Nymphaea colorata isolate Beijing-Zhang1983 unplaced genomic scaffold, ASM883128v2 scaffold0346, whole genome shotgun sequence genomic window, CGATGATCTTGAGGACCGCCTCGACCTCATGTACGTTCTTTACGATTAGCTATGCCTTGCCACCGTATGTCTATTGCTCTTAGACTAATTTTTTCACTCTTTATTCTTGGTCCTTGCGGATTTGCTCGTATTTCTTCCAAGCCAACTCTTCGAaagcttcttcttcctcgtgaGCACTGTGCTTGTACTTGCTGAAATACTAGGCAACGGCAAGACCAAAGCTTTCCTGTTTCGCGCAAGGCCATTTTTACAATTTGCAATTGCTGAAAGGCGAGAATTAGAAATAATCTTCACCTTTGGTGTAAAGATAACCGTTTTGCTTTTTACCGATAAATCCTTTCAAGAAATCCAAGCAAGCCTTAGCGCCATCCAATGCAACCTATTTTCCCTATTCTCCATCAATTTTCCGATCAGGATCTAATCCCTTGGTGATGAGTATATGCTCAATCACGAGTGGAAAGAGGCAGGGGATTAATTTGAACACAACATCTTTCACTTTTTGTCCTGCTTTATCttgtccttttccttttttcttccccATCTGGACTGGCTGGACagtttgttcttctttctgCTGCGGTTGTAGCTGTTTTTCCAAGGCCTACGGCGAGATATCGATATTTTCGATATAAAGATTGGCAGCGTGTTCAAAGGGATAGATTTCCCCAACAGCAGTCTTGACCTTATCGTTGAATTCGTGGGATCGAATGCATTGCAAGATGCGATAGTTGTGATCGGTGAGGATGATGTTACCCTGAGAGTAGAGTTACAGGATCAAATGATTGGCAAATGTTTCAGAGCCGAATGATATAACAACCACTCTCTATACTCCGACCTGTCTGACGCTTTCCACTCTTTTGGATCTTAAAAATCTTCTAAACCTCATGGTGAATCCTGAAGGAATGGTCTTTTTATCCGGTTTCTACTCCGTTAGATGAAACCTGACCCCGTTTTCGATGAGCAATTGATGCTTTTACTATGATTTCGCGATCTTGAAAATATAGGTGGTGGGGTTAAGATCATAGATGTTCGATACTCTAACGTAGGGAAAAGACTTACCTCAAACCGATCAACTGCTGCAGCTATGCCACCATCGCTGCGATGTCCAAAGATGTAAATCTCACCTTGGTCTTCACCTTCTCTGCCTTGTCAGGCTTGCCTTATTACATAATCAAAGATTATTATATCAACACTATAAAGGAATGAtagaagagagaaatattaCAAAGAGTTATTATATTCGGGATTATGGATAAGCTTAATTGGTCCCTTATGTATTGTTTACCCCGTGGGGACTATTCTACTGCTTATCATCATCGGCAACATCACAAATTCCTAATAAAAATGGCTTTGATAAGTTAACAATAAATATATTACCCAATAAAACTCCAAAATAATGAACAAGCTCTGCATAACAAAGCGTGGCTTGCAATTCCTTAACGAGTAGACAGAATAATTGGAGCTAACCTCCCGCGTAAAGAGCACATTTAACGATACCAAACGCACCTCAAGCCTGCCGCAATTGATGTCAGCAGCCCACATGCTGGAGAAGAGCGAGATAAACAATAGATTGTCCAAATTGACTATGAGAATCAAGGACCTAAAGCAGAAGGGACTAAAACGGATGCTTATCGATAAAGAAGATGATAAGTTGAAGGAAATACTGCAGGAACAGTTCGCCAATCGGAAAGAGTACCTGAAAAGCATCGTGCCTGTCTTGGTCAAAAAGACCAGGGATAACCATCATTTCGGAAACTTGCACAGTCGAGTGGAAAGGGGAAGAGCATATTTGGATCGGCTTGAGCATAACTTTGACCATAAGTTTGTTTTTAAACCGCCCGTGAAGGTCCTCGAGGAGTGAGTAAATGATTTATCTAATATTATTTTTGCTAATGCTGCAAGCCatcaataaaaaatcaaaattaggcAAAGTTCGGCATGTTTTCCTTATATTATTTTATCCTATTCGTTATCtccttcttccatttcaatcCCGAGTTTTCCTTGTGGTGGTTCGGCCTTATATTTGACTTGGAGATCCTGAAGAATTCGCTTTCGTCCATCTCGGTTAGAGTAGTCCTGAAGCCTAGGTCCTCGTGAGTGGAGAAACAACCGATGTTGGGATTTGGCCTGCTTTTAGTCCGCCCCCTTGCCGCCCTTTTCGACGTCAACGGCTGCAGGATGGACCGAGCATGGTGATCATTGCTAGCGCCATAGCTCATCGACGCCTTACGGATCAACCACAAGTATCTACGCTTTACCTACGCGAAGCACAGACGCTATTATTGGCTTGCAGTCATGAGTAGGATCAATTCGCTGATCTCCTCATCAAATTGCGGAACGTACAAGCTTTGGTCGTCGAGGATGCCCATAAGTCCCCGCGTTATCATCCCCTCCTTCAACCTCTCCACCTTATCCTCGAAGATAGACTCGCAGAAGGTGAAGTTTTGGAAATTGTAGCAATCAGAACAATCCTCGCCCAAGAAGAGACTCAAAAGGACCACCCCCATGCTAAAAATGCAGGATTGCTATGTGGATTGCCTTCCCGCCTACGCCTAGGGAGGGAAGAAAGACTCAGTAAAGGCGGAATCGTCTAGACTTAGGTGGTAGAAGAGCTTGAATGTTTTCTCCTTCGGGAAATAGATTAGGTTCTTTGTGTGGAAGGTAACCCAATGCTTGTTCTTCTCTCTCTGCTCCTCGACGATGTCCAGCATCAACTTTATGAAACCCATCCTCTCCAGAGGAGTATCGAACCTTAGCACCTATGATTGGCAGCTCACCTGAGAATGGTTGATCCTGTTCCCCTGGCTTTGCTCCTTGTCCTTGTCTCCCAACATTTGGCACAGGTTTTTTTCTCCGTACTCCAGGACCACTTTCAGCGTGATTTGGGTATTGCACAGGAGCGATCTTGATTTGATCTCATACTGGAGCACATTGCAACTATGGTTGTAATTTTGACAAAGCCACTAGTTAAGCTCTTTCTATTTGATGCAACCGACCGAGGATTGCTGCAGCTCGCTGTGAGAGAGGATCAGCGTCGACCCATCCGAGAGTTTGCGAAGGATGGTACCGATCTAATTGGAAGAGACTATCGAGAAGAGCTACAGATCGATGGGGGAATGCTTGGAAGCGGGAGGCTTGGGAGAGAGTGAAGGGAGGCCTTAGATTAACTGACCCATCGGGTGATTATAACAGCTATTATAACTTCCTAACTGCATGGAATAGCATGAACAATGGAGGAAGGATGGCATTATGATGGGATGACGATCAGATGAGTCCATGCTCCGCGAAGATTTTCCTTATATCTTCGAATATCTCCTTAGTATCCCTTTCCGCGTTGACTTCCTTATTCTTCTTCAGTTCGCTATAGTACTTGACGATTTCCCTTGTCTCTGCCTTATAGGTCACGAATCTTTTCTTTATGCTCTCCAAGTTGTCGTCAGATCTGCCGCTGGTCTCTCCGCGCTTGAGCAGACGCTGGAGCATAACCTCCTCGCCGCAGTCGAGGTGGAGGATGAAGGGGATGTCGACGGTGTCGTTCATGAGCTTCTACCAGGTGGAGAGGTTTTCTATGTTTCGCGGGAAACCGTCGATGAGGAACCTGCCACCCTTGAGGCCGGACTTCTCCATTGCCTTCTGCAAAAGCATCACCGTGATCTCACTTGGAACGATCTTCCCTTCCACAATGTACTTCTCGATGATTTCCCCGAACTGCGATCCAGGTTGCTTCCTCTCCGCTCTCAACAGATCCCCTGCCGACAAATGAACAAACTTAAAGTCACTCTGAATCCGTTCGCTCTGCGTGCCCTTGCCGGAGCCTGGCCCTCCGAGGATGAAAACGACGGTGGTTTATTTGCGGTTGAACAACATGCTGCAGTTATATAAAGGAAAGATTTATTCAGATTTTATTGATGCGAACGTGGCAATCATCGGTCATTTGATGCTTCTGCTCATCTGGAGGATACGCTACACTCGCTGCTACAGAGTCTCGCCGTTCTAGTCGGTCTTGCTCAGGAACTTGTTGCTGGTCACGTAGGCAGGACGGGATTGGATCGACGGACGGGATTATTATTGAGGCTTTTAGAAGGGACGAGAGAATTAACGCGAGGCCGCTTCACGCTCGTATACTTTTTCCTATGCTTTGACCTATTGCCTtagctgctgctgttgctgtaTCACTGGCTCTCTGATTGATATGGTCGGCTCTTCCACTCTTCTTTCCTCCGTCCTGGTCGGCCTATAGCTATCCTGTTGTTGGATTTGCTGTGAAGGATAAACAGTGGGATTGGTGTGTACTCTCTGTGGTTGCTGCTGTTGTACTTGTTGTATTTGTTGAGGTTGCTGCTGTGGTAGTGCGTAAGTCTGTTGCTGATAATTTCCAAAGCTTTGCTGTCGTGCATTTTCGATATGCGGTTAGTTGCTTAAAGTTGGCAGCAAATTGGAGGGCAAGCTTGACATCTGCCCTTCTGACTCTTCCTCCTATTGCGGCTTCTCGTGGATTAGCTATATCACCTTCAGCTTGTTCTGCAGAGTAGTGGGAGAGAGCAGGCCCTGGTTGTTCGGACCAATTCGAGTGTAAGCGTAGTTTGGAGTGGGAATGGCTATGCTGTTTTGGCCAAGCGGCAGAACCTGCTGCCCTGGAGGCGGTGGGGGCGCCCCAGGAGGAAGGATTAGGAATTGTTGCTGGACGTAGGGGGATTAGGCTGGTATTGTCTTTGAGGAGGGCCTTGCTGCTGTGGTGGTTTTCGCTACTGCACTGTTTCTGCCTTTTCCTGGGAACTATTCAAAAACACAAGCAAGGACAATTCCTCCACGCTGATCCTTTCCTCCACCTCGTATCTCAGCATCTAGGCAATACAGTCAGCGATGTTAGGAGAGTACAATTTTGCCACCTTCACCAATCTTTCCTTAATGACTATCTTACTCTATGCTTACCCTTATCAACCAATGAGTAATTTTCCTCATCGTAACATTCAGCTGAAGGCTGCAGAGTGCAAAACTCCAATACCATCATCCCAATCGCAAAAACATCCGCCTTGTATAACACATCCTCAGGGATGTCAGTCTATGGGGTATCGGAAAGGAGCTAGCTGATGAGCTATGGCGATAGGAAGCTGAATCTTTTTCCTATTATAAAGGATAACCGTACTCTGTTGGGTAACGGAATAGGCTGAAGCTTAGAGAGAGAgcggattgactatcttgaatATGCCTGCAGAGTAGTGAACATTGGTTGGGTAGAAGTCGTGATGAGGGACGGCTATTTTTTGCAAATATCGCAAACTGTATACCAGGGACTCGGCAAGGACCACTACCTGTTGCTGTGGGAAATGCATAGTGGTATTGTATCTAGCCTCCACGATTTCCGCCAATGTTTTTCCGCCTCTCTCGATGAATCGCGTTCCTTGGCGATCGCTTCCCGCGAATGGCACATTTGCAATTTTGAGTATATTTTAATGCTGGGGCAATACAGTCGCAGGCGGGGCGGAGGAGGAGGCTTGTTTTTGGTGCGAGGCTGTGCTGAGGGCAAAGGAGGAGGGATTGTCTAGGTTCGTCGTGGCTGATTTCTTAGAGCGGAGATCCGATTCCAGGCCGTCCTGACGGCCGTTTCGCGATTTGATGATGTTGATAGCGTTGGCTTGCGTGGTCTCGATCTCATGCTGGTCCGGCTTGGCAGATGAACGGCAGTTCAGAGAAGTTTCCTGGCCCATCACTTAAAAAGATGTTATTATTATAGAGGGAATGGAATGAATGGGGATAAGGCCCTCGAACAGTTGACCACCATTTGCACGGTATAAAAAGAATTGAGTAGAGGCGAAGGTGTATGCGATGATAGGGTGGAAAATAAAAGTAGATATCAAAACATTTCGACCAGTTGATTGTTCCTCCAAATTCCAGTTTCTATCTGCCCGTTCTTGCGGAAGAGGGTGCCCTCTCCACAGGCCGCCCCGCATATGAACTTCCCCAAAAACTTCTCCCCGCCTTGCAATTCCAATTGTCCTTCCCCTTCGAACCTATTGCTGCGGAAGGACCCCCGATAGCTGATCCACTTGAGCAGCTGCGACCCGCCGGTTTGGCTCTTCTTGCGGTTGATGACAGCGCAGTTGCGGATGCGACCCTGGCCCGACAGCTCGTCGCCCTGCCACTCTCCACGGTAGATCTAGATTTGGTTGAAACGCAGCACGCCGATCCCGTGACGCAGGTTGTTCTTGAATTACCCCTAGTAGGATAGACCGTTGGAGTAGTAGAGAACGCCCTGGCCCTACCTGCATCCGCCCTTCTTGGAGCCCTCGTACCTCACCTCTGCCTTACGACAACCGACGAGGAATTTGTTATTATTGTCGATGTCCTTTAGCATTTCGTTGATGAGACGTTGGCTGTCCTTCTGGCCCTATCCCCTACTGCTCTCCTtatctttttccctctctttctccttctctttttctctattttccctGGCACTGGTCTTGGAAGATTTCCCATCATTTTTGGTGCTATTCTTGCGTGAGGTATTACTGCTGCTGAGACACTTATTGAAGGTCTTTCTGAACTACTCCAGGAACATCTTGCTTCTGCTTTGCCTCTAATTCTCATCTTCGCTTCGTGAGTTAGTGATGTCCTTCAGCTCAGACTCCCCCTACCACGTCCGGCACTCCTCTACTAGTTGCGGTCTCAAGTAGCCTTCCATCGAGAGGGGCAGGGACTCGTATTGCGGGAAAGGCTACTCGCCCAAGGAGTGCTGACGGTGGGAGAAGTGGCTGAGCTCCATCAAGTGCTACAACTTGGAAATACCGCTCTGCTACTGACTCGGCCACTCGGATGGCGAGGATGTCTCGCTGTGGCTTCGGATTGAGTTGTCGACG contains:
- the LOC116244846 gene encoding LOW QUALITY PROTEIN: uncharacterized protein LOC116244846 (The sequence of the model RefSeq protein was modified relative to this genomic sequence to represent the inferred CDS: substituted 1 base at 1 genomic stop codon) — translated: LIIHLEKKITEYRFQQKRTSKAKSEIRNGRNLLVSIKAQLQEDLRELLKVYRSGIETDVLSLAEMCRGMVERAREERSEEVGELRREIERQHKPSAECYDEENYSLVDKGKHRTTVVFILGGPGSGKGTQSERIQSDFKFVHLSAGDLLRAERKQPGSQFGEIIEKYIVEGKIVPSEITVMLLQKAMEKSGLKGGRFLIDGFPRNIENLSTWXKLMNDTVDIPFILHLDCGEEVMLQRLLKRGETSGRSDDNLESIKKRFVTYKAETREIVKYYSELKKNKEVNAERDTKEIFEDIRKIFAEHGLI